The following are from one region of the Leptospira andrefontaineae genome:
- a CDS encoding DnaJ domain-containing protein yields MNARSFDQVKSSLEDVIFELQSGSNDCEWFISSEKLIEILEIRREDYFKLLYTLRGEREYSSKGSQGFTQDNADLLVLLLEKVLKIEGLAYEFAKGGVYFDDTYLDEFRAFLKEIVLSKLERHDLDKELLLLLISSTKKFEDAFDSYFDDKFDLQRLVDNGITEFLDRKGFSGDYGADVFLRNYFFQILNTKLFPIRQITSEYRDRAYYEIFGKFREEEREKTKKKKSNFRKKFSSRSFYEDEDAETREHREFLGLSEEYTKAELKNKYKEMIKKYHPDVNKNGLEMTQKIIASYNFLVMKDR; encoded by the coding sequence TTGAACGCCCGTAGTTTCGATCAGGTCAAATCATCCTTAGAAGACGTAATCTTTGAATTACAGTCTGGGAGCAATGATTGTGAATGGTTTATTTCCTCCGAAAAACTGATCGAAATTTTAGAGATCCGCCGAGAGGATTATTTTAAACTTCTATATACCCTCAGGGGAGAAAGGGAATATTCTTCCAAAGGTTCCCAAGGTTTTACTCAAGACAATGCGGATCTTCTCGTTTTATTATTGGAGAAGGTCCTAAAAATCGAAGGCCTCGCCTACGAATTCGCAAAGGGCGGAGTATATTTCGACGATACTTATCTGGATGAGTTTCGTGCTTTCTTAAAAGAGATCGTTCTTTCCAAATTAGAAAGACATGATCTGGATAAGGAACTTCTTCTTTTACTTATATCTTCCACCAAAAAATTCGAAGACGCATTCGATTCCTATTTCGATGATAAATTCGATCTGCAAAGATTAGTAGACAACGGGATCACTGAATTTTTGGACAGAAAAGGTTTTTCGGGAGATTATGGAGCCGATGTATTCTTAAGAAATTATTTTTTCCAGATCTTAAATACAAAGTTATTCCCGATCCGACAAATCACTTCAGAGTATAGGGACAGAGCTTATTACGAAATTTTCGGAAAATTCAGGGAAGAAGAAAGAGAAAAGACTAAAAAGAAAAAATCAAACTTCCGCAAAAAATTCTCTTCTAGATCGTTCTACGAGGACGAAGATGCGGAAACAAGAGAACACAGGGAATTTTTAGGACTTTCCGAAGAATATACAAAAGCGGAATTAAAAAATAAATACAAAGAGATGATCAAAAAATATCATCCAGACGTAAACAAAAACGGCCTGGAGATGACACAAAAGATCATCGCATCCTATAATTTTTTAGTAATGAAGGATCGTTGA
- a CDS encoding YHS domain-containing (seleno)protein has translation MNKSYFLPILFLLILDCAGRQIVDPIFKEDGKTAIHGYDPVAYFTESKPREGNTKFSYRWKGAEWKFSSEKNLETFKKSPENFAPQYGGYCAYAMRDGEAYETNPKAWKIVSGKLYLNYNEKVHGFWERDVPGNIIKADQQWKILPRKE, from the coding sequence ATGAACAAGTCGTATTTTTTACCGATCTTATTTTTACTCATTTTGGACTGCGCAGGCAGACAAATAGTGGATCCTATCTTTAAAGAGGATGGAAAAACAGCGATCCACGGCTACGATCCGGTCGCTTATTTTACTGAATCAAAACCTAGGGAAGGAAATACTAAATTCAGTTATCGCTGGAAAGGTGCAGAGTGGAAATTCTCATCCGAAAAAAATCTGGAAACTTTTAAAAAATCTCCGGAGAATTTCGCTCCTCAGTACGGAGGATATTGCGCTTATGCAATGAGAGACGGAGAAGCGTATGAAACAAATCCTAAAGCTTGGAAAATTGTCTCCGGAAAATTATATTTAAACTATAACGAAAAGGTCCATGGATTTTGGGAAAGAGATGTGCCAGGCAATATTATAAAAGCGGACCAGCAATGGAAAATCTTACCTAGAAAAGAGTGA
- a CDS encoding DUF692 domain-containing protein, producing the protein MSSIGVGLRKEHYPYLRMNEPVRISWFEAITENYMDTQGRPLEMLESVRKNFPVALHGVSLSILGGSFPDKKYIQRWKELIQRIDPFLISDHLCWTEQSGNYLHDLLPFPFTNEFLQFAIERAQQVQEILGRKILLENVSTYLSFPQSEMTEWEFISELSKRSGCGILLDINNIYVNSFNHGFSAEEYLCSIPWENVGQIHLAGHTDTGEFLFDTHSRPVAKEVWDLFSIFADKIRGIPILLEWDEDIPSFPEMEEEALKAKSLLESVPK; encoded by the coding sequence ATGTCTTCCATCGGCGTGGGCTTAAGAAAAGAACATTATCCTTATCTAAGAATGAATGAGCCTGTCAGAATTTCTTGGTTCGAAGCAATCACCGAGAATTATATGGATACACAAGGCCGTCCTTTGGAGATGTTGGAGTCCGTCCGCAAAAATTTTCCGGTAGCATTACACGGAGTTTCTTTATCCATTCTGGGCGGAAGTTTTCCGGATAAAAAATATATACAAAGATGGAAGGAACTTATCCAGAGAATAGATCCTTTTTTAATTTCGGATCATCTTTGTTGGACTGAACAATCCGGAAATTATCTGCACGACCTTTTACCCTTCCCATTCACGAACGAATTTTTACAATTTGCGATAGAGAGGGCTCAGCAAGTCCAAGAAATTTTAGGAAGAAAGATCTTATTGGAAAATGTTTCGACGTATTTGAGTTTTCCTCAGAGTGAAATGACTGAATGGGAATTTATATCCGAACTTTCCAAAAGAAGCGGGTGTGGTATTCTATTAGATATTAATAATATATACGTGAATTCATTCAACCATGGATTTTCCGCAGAGGAATATTTATGTTCTATACCTTGGGAGAATGTGGGGCAAATCCATCTTGCGGGTCATACGGATACCGGAGAATTTTTATTCGATACACATTCCAGGCCGGTTGCAAAGGAAGTTTGGGATCTATTCTCTATTTTTGCGGATAAGATCCGAGGGATCCCAATTTTATTGGAATGGGACGAGGATATTCCTAGTTTCCCGGAAATGGAAGAAGAAGCACTTAAAGCAAAATCACTTTTGGAATCAGTACCGAAATGA
- a CDS encoding DNA-binding domain-containing protein, which produces MRPEEFRKIFSSAVLKKEEGPFLSDQILPGGKLGSNSAIAVYQNGYLARFTEALGEKYEAVWKVLGDEDFFETAKTFIEDHPSHSYNISNYGEDFPDFLRETFAEHPILAEIADLELHVFRIFHLPQNGVDHLQNSLPQKETEDLNIIFHESVRFLEYFYPVYDLWKTENSEDLPQFLAERKQYLLLGKKGSDLFVSEIGEWEFSFGKYLAEGKSILESLEIIGNPPKGLGSISEFLSGMKINRLIINISS; this is translated from the coding sequence ATGAGACCGGAAGAATTTAGAAAAATCTTTTCGAGCGCAGTTTTAAAAAAAGAAGAAGGTCCGTTTTTGTCGGATCAGATCCTGCCTGGCGGAAAATTGGGATCAAATTCGGCGATCGCGGTCTATCAAAATGGCTATCTTGCCAGATTTACGGAAGCCTTGGGAGAAAAATACGAAGCTGTCTGGAAAGTTTTGGGCGATGAGGATTTTTTTGAAACTGCAAAAACTTTTATAGAAGATCATCCATCTCATTCTTATAATATATCTAATTATGGAGAGGATTTCCCGGATTTCTTGCGAGAAACTTTTGCAGAACATCCCATACTAGCCGAAATAGCGGACTTAGAACTTCATGTTTTTAGAATATTCCATTTGCCACAGAATGGCGTAGATCATCTGCAAAATTCACTTCCACAAAAAGAAACGGAAGATCTGAATATTATCTTTCATGAGTCGGTTCGATTTTTAGAATATTTTTATCCAGTCTATGATCTTTGGAAAACGGAAAACTCGGAAGATCTACCTCAATTTTTGGCGGAAAGGAAACAATATTTGCTCCTAGGGAAAAAAGGATCGGACTTATTCGTTTCTGAGATCGGAGAATGGGAATTTTCTTTTGGTAAATATTTGGCCGAAGGAAAAAGTATTTTGGAGTCTCTGGAAATTATAGGAAATCCCCCGAAAGGTTTGGGATCTATTTCCGAGTTCCTTTCGGGGATGAAGATAAATCGTTTGATAATAAATATTAGCTCTTAA